In Chitinibacter sp. FCG-7, the genomic stretch CATAAAAAAAGCCACCGGGTTCGGTGGCTTTTTTGCTTTTTATCACGCTTAGTTAGCGCGTTTTTTGAATTCCATCGTACGAGTATCGATCTCGATTTTGTCGCCGATATCGATAAATGCCGCTACTTGGATATTCATTTCTGAACCCACCAGTTTTGCTGGCTTCATTACTTTGCCTGAAGTGTCGCCACGTACTGCTGGCTCGGTGTATTCAACTTCACGGACAACTACTGTTGGCAACTCAACAGAGATGGCTTTGCCATCGTAGAAAGTAACCTGGCATTTGTCTTCCATGCCGTCAACGATCAGACCCAACGTGTCGCCGAGGTTGTCAGCTTCAACTTCGTACTGATTGAACTCTTCGTCCATGAACACGTACATTGGGTCAGCAAAGTAGCTGTAAGTACAATCCAGACGGTCGAGTACAACCACTTCCATTTTGTCGTCGGATTTGTAAACGACTTCAGAACCAGAACCTGACAACAGGCCTTTGGATTTGATTTTAACTACTGAAGAGTTACGACCTGATTTTGAGAATTCGGTTTTTTGAACAACCAGAGGTTGGCCGTCAACCAAGATAACGTTACCAGCGCGAACTTCGTGTGCAGTTTTGATTGCCA encodes the following:
- a CDS encoding elongation factor P, producing MKTAHEVRAGNVILVDGQPLVVQKTEFSKSGRNSSVVKIKSKGLLSGSGSEVVYKSDDKMEVVVLDRLDCTYSYFADPMYVFMDEEFNQYEVEADNLGDTLGLIVDGMEDKCQVTFYDGKAISVELPTVVVREVEYTEPAVRGDTSGKVMKPAKLVGSEMNIQVAAFIDIGDKIEIDTRTMEFKKRAN